In the genome of Leptospira kanakyensis, one region contains:
- a CDS encoding ATP-binding cassette domain-containing protein has protein sequence MIQASGITVSFGKKPLFENVSIKFKPECRYGLIGANGSGKSTFMKVLAGILQPTAGSVVVDKDMKVGYLKQDHYEYENETVLGTVLRGNPELWNVMSERDAIYSKEEMTDEDGMRISEIEEIFADMGGYEAESVAGELLEGLGIPTSAHNRPLNFLTGGFKLRVLLAQVLFLKPDVLLLDEPTNHLDIKTIHWLEELLTNYEGVVIVISHDRHFINSVATHIADLDYNTIRMFPGNYDDFMIAAEQTREQLMSDSKRAKEKIADLQEFVSRFSANASKSKQATSRQKMIEKIKGEMVDVKPSSRVAPYIRFKAKRTLGKDVFEAINISKSYDEKPVIKEFSTSITKGEKVGIVGTNGVGKTTLLKMLLKKLEPDSGQVKWGDSVETSFFPQDHREAMEPDADTLVEWLLRNSPQGTEVQEIRAILGRMLFSGDMANKSTTVLSGGEKSRMIIGKMILACDNVIALDEPTNHLDLETIEALNYALSLFEGTVILVSHDREFISSLCTRIIEVTPEGIKDFKGNYEEFLEREGNDFYKRLTGGAVITT, from the coding sequence ATGATCCAAGCTAGCGGCATTACAGTCTCCTTCGGGAAAAAACCTCTTTTCGAAAACGTCTCCATTAAATTCAAACCGGAATGCCGTTACGGTCTGATCGGAGCCAATGGTTCCGGAAAATCGACCTTTATGAAGGTTTTAGCGGGTATTTTGCAACCTACAGCCGGTTCTGTCGTCGTAGACAAGGACATGAAGGTCGGATACCTCAAACAGGACCACTACGAATACGAAAATGAGACCGTTCTTGGCACCGTCCTACGGGGAAATCCTGAACTTTGGAATGTCATGTCGGAGCGAGATGCCATCTACTCCAAAGAAGAGATGACCGATGAAGACGGAATGCGAATCTCCGAAATCGAAGAAATATTTGCCGATATGGGTGGATACGAAGCCGAATCTGTGGCTGGAGAACTTTTGGAAGGTCTTGGAATTCCTACCTCGGCTCACAACCGCCCTTTAAACTTCCTCACCGGTGGATTCAAACTCCGAGTCCTTCTGGCCCAAGTATTATTTTTAAAACCAGACGTCCTCCTTCTGGATGAACCAACGAACCACTTGGATATCAAAACCATCCACTGGTTGGAAGAACTTCTGACAAATTATGAAGGTGTGGTCATTGTGATTTCCCACGACCGTCACTTCATCAACTCCGTTGCCACTCATATTGCCGATTTGGATTACAATACCATCCGTATGTTCCCAGGTAACTACGATGACTTTATGATCGCAGCAGAACAAACTCGCGAACAACTCATGAGTGATAGTAAACGTGCAAAAGAAAAAATTGCCGACTTACAAGAGTTTGTTTCCAGATTCTCTGCAAACGCCAGTAAATCAAAACAAGCCACTTCGCGCCAAAAGATGATCGAAAAAATCAAAGGAGAAATGGTGGATGTAAAACCATCTTCCAGAGTGGCACCTTACATTCGTTTCAAAGCAAAACGAACTTTAGGAAAAGATGTATTCGAAGCAATCAACATCTCCAAATCTTATGATGAAAAACCCGTGATCAAAGAGTTTAGCACTTCCATCACCAAAGGGGAAAAGGTCGGAATTGTTGGAACCAACGGTGTTGGAAAAACCACTCTCCTGAAAATGTTACTCAAAAAATTAGAACCAGATTCTGGTCAGGTGAAATGGGGAGATTCCGTAGAAACTTCCTTTTTCCCACAAGACCATCGTGAGGCGATGGAACCGGATGCGGACACTCTCGTGGAATGGTTGTTACGTAACTCTCCACAAGGAACTGAAGTACAAGAAATTCGAGCCATCCTCGGACGAATGCTTTTTTCTGGAGACATGGCTAACAAATCGACTACGGTTCTTTCCGGTGGGGAAAAATCACGAATGATCATTGGAAAGATGATCCTTGCTTGTGATAACGTCATCGCACTCGACGAACCAACCAACCACTTGGATTTAGAAACCATTGAAGCACTCAACTACGCCTTATCCTTGTTTGAGGGAACAGTCATTTTAGTTTCTCACGATAGGGAGTTTATTTCTTCACTTTGTACAAGAATCATCGAAGTGACACCAGAAGGAATCAAAGACTTCAAAGGAAACTACGAAGAATTTTTGGAACGAGAAGGAAACGATTTCTACAAACGTCTGACTGGTGGTGCGGTAATCACAACTTAA
- a CDS encoding Lsa36 family surface (lipo)protein, protein MSQVIMKFFHSLLFFVFLISFIGTKLEAQVVCVGAECSNIPMEFKILGNFAEPVFDRVYTNGFLRSMGDNAVLQNLNSNKSGGSNVNRYRLGLGYTVSRGQEKAGDFYYENSELRTLPKAGVAASPSFSYTVNLGEWLNGSSAKQWNLTTHFFPYEFGAANIPFVKIRNTDVNGRVFNYGVVLRYFPVDSGFSVGMGVFQTNQDIYLSSYDRRPTQFRIDGDKRRWIGQNDLFYQSRITSVSLDLKYNYTIGFLSIIPGIGVVYNHGYTAIQVTRFAAISTMENPDDFVSNPSAIGIRLATRYNHRSGFGYGSLGFKIGQGDYSLVTELMAGKEIQSINLSLQKQF, encoded by the coding sequence ATGTCGCAAGTCATTATGAAATTTTTCCATTCCCTATTATTTTTTGTTTTTTTGATTTCTTTCATTGGAACAAAACTTGAAGCACAAGTAGTTTGTGTAGGGGCCGAATGTTCCAACATTCCAATGGAATTTAAAATACTAGGGAATTTTGCAGAACCAGTTTTTGATCGTGTGTATACGAATGGGTTCCTTCGTTCCATGGGGGACAATGCGGTATTACAAAATTTGAATTCAAACAAGTCAGGTGGCTCTAATGTGAATCGATACCGGTTGGGACTCGGGTATACGGTCTCTCGCGGTCAAGAGAAAGCAGGTGATTTTTATTATGAAAATTCAGAACTTAGAACTTTGCCAAAGGCAGGAGTGGCTGCCTCACCTTCATTCAGTTATACTGTGAATTTAGGAGAGTGGTTGAATGGATCTTCTGCGAAACAGTGGAATCTCACCACACATTTTTTCCCTTATGAGTTTGGTGCGGCCAATATCCCTTTTGTAAAAATTCGTAACACGGATGTGAATGGAAGGGTATTTAATTATGGGGTTGTACTTCGATATTTTCCTGTTGATTCTGGATTTTCAGTTGGGATGGGGGTCTTTCAAACCAACCAGGATATTTATCTCAGTTCTTATGACAGAAGGCCTACCCAGTTTAGAATTGATGGAGACAAACGGAGATGGATTGGCCAAAACGATTTGTTTTATCAATCCAGAATTACATCTGTTTCTTTAGATTTAAAATACAACTATACGATTGGATTTTTATCCATCATTCCTGGAATTGGCGTTGTTTATAATCATGGTTATACGGCCATACAAGTGACTCGGTTTGCCGCCATTTCTACAATGGAAAATCCTGACGACTTTGTTTCTAATCCTAGCGCCATCGGTATCAGACTTGCGACAAGATACAATCACAGATCAGGATTTGGTTATGGAAGTTTGGGTTTTAAGATTGGTCAGGGTGATTATAGTTTGGTAACGGAACTAATGGCAGGGAAGGAGATACAATCGATCAACCTTTCCCTGCAAAAACAATTTTAA
- the rdgB gene encoding RdgB/HAM1 family non-canonical purine NTP pyrophosphatase, with the protein MTKKTLAFASGSEHKWKEMQMLLAPFGYEVVLPKDLGISFSPEETENSFTGNSFIKSKELFRLTGLPSFADDSGISVPALGGEPGVYSARFGGPGLTDRERAEFLLQKLGGNTNREAYYSCVVSYVDSGNAVSFEGRVDGIISADYDIEGKYGFGYDPIFFYPPFHKRFSEVPESEKNTVSHRKKAMELFLDWLSNQK; encoded by the coding sequence CTGACAAAAAAGACTTTAGCATTTGCTTCCGGAAGTGAACACAAATGGAAGGAAATGCAGATGTTACTTGCACCTTTCGGGTATGAAGTAGTTCTCCCAAAAGATTTAGGAATATCTTTTTCCCCAGAAGAAACGGAAAACTCATTTACTGGGAATTCTTTTATCAAATCAAAAGAACTCTTTCGTCTAACAGGACTTCCGTCTTTTGCGGATGATTCGGGAATTTCGGTTCCCGCTCTTGGTGGAGAACCAGGGGTTTATTCTGCAAGATTCGGTGGTCCAGGCCTTACAGACAGGGAACGGGCAGAATTTCTTTTACAAAAGTTAGGTGGAAATACAAATCGTGAGGCATACTATTCCTGCGTAGTGAGTTATGTTGATTCAGGTAACGCCGTTTCATTTGAAGGCCGGGTTGATGGTATCATTAGTGCTGACTATGACATTGAAGGAAAATATGGATTTGGATATGATCCTATTTTTTTCTATCCTCCTTTCCACAAACGGTTTTCTGAGGTTCCTGAATCAGAAAAAAATACAGTGTCCCATCGTAAAAAAGCAATGGAACTTTTTTTAGATTGGCTTTCTAATCAAAAATAA
- a CDS encoding STAS domain-containing protein, which translates to MDVQVKDDIRIIKFSGAILKVDSDEIEKELSKLTQSSVKKIILDLTKVHHICSTALGIFVATKRKLKPMNGDIKVIVVDEDLIQLFEITMLDKVFEIFPDLSAAMEGFQLDEEDSH; encoded by the coding sequence ATGGATGTTCAAGTCAAGGATGACATAAGGATTATAAAGTTTTCTGGGGCCATCCTCAAGGTTGATTCCGATGAAATTGAAAAAGAACTTTCTAAACTCACACAAAGCTCTGTTAAAAAAATCATTCTAGATTTAACCAAAGTACATCATATTTGTTCTACGGCTCTTGGTATTTTTGTCGCCACCAAACGTAAGTTAAAGCCAATGAATGGTGATATCAAGGTCATCGTTGTTGACGAAGATTTGATCCAACTCTTTGAAATTACTATGCTCGACAAGGTGTTTGAAATTTTTCCAGATTTATCTGCTGCTATGGAAGGATTCCAACTCGACGAGGAAGATTCCCACTGA
- a CDS encoding ComF family protein — MAVCKSCAKQNYLPQKQILNQKQTNPPSDRFVFYDQTFHLQKRGSFEKSLFQSLKFENERLLSEYFCLGHRTILKFLKDDPPDLIALVPSSPKSSPRPYHASDALLKKWKKLWKIRRDTNLRKISADKQSSLGFENRFFHAKKAFEFTKSDRIMEGLHVLIVDDIFTTGATVNEIARLYKQAGVRKVTCVVLLLSGGD; from the coding sequence ATGGCGGTTTGCAAATCTTGCGCAAAACAAAACTATCTACCGCAAAAACAAATTCTGAACCAAAAACAAACAAATCCTCCCTCAGATCGATTTGTTTTTTACGACCAGACTTTCCATCTACAGAAGAGGGGAAGTTTTGAAAAGTCACTCTTCCAATCTTTAAAGTTTGAAAATGAAAGGTTACTTTCCGAATATTTTTGTTTGGGACATAGAACCATTTTAAAATTTTTGAAAGATGATCCGCCCGATCTAATCGCTCTCGTTCCTTCTTCCCCTAAATCCAGTCCCAGGCCCTACCATGCTTCCGATGCCCTTCTCAAAAAATGGAAAAAACTTTGGAAAATCAGGAGAGATACTAATTTGCGTAAGATTTCAGCGGACAAACAATCCTCTTTAGGGTTTGAGAATCGTTTTTTTCATGCAAAAAAGGCATTCGAATTCACAAAAAGTGATAGAATCATGGAAGGACTTCATGTTCTAATCGTAGATGATATATTTACGACAGGTGCCACTGTAAACGAAATTGCTAGGTTGTACAAACAAGCTGGTGTTCGGAAGGTAACTTGCGTAGTTTTACTGTTAAGTGGGGGTGATTGA
- the ompL47 gene encoding multi-beta-barrel domain surface protein OmpL47 — MQAHKYLLAILTISFAGQISAQVAAPKATTSTKDQAIKKTESTSTQAKDGVDKVETTVKDILGDKKESGTSTSDASALFITSKTTFSLDAKDESSTIDFIEWKPKNGEYRKFTQPIRIAEEGLTEVYYRSVDKVGNAETPKILVVHVDNTAPRVSLVPQEQFFVLDGVPFASKNNTYTLVAEDQQTGVEKIQFSINQEAAKAYADPIKLENGGANVVKYSATDKSGNSSPESSLIITVDDVKPTVEIVPSFPLVDINGKNFQRKGNVFYVNATDKESGIKKVLVKVDEEEYKPYVEAIAIETQGDHVIKAMAVDNVGNQSDVVEVKLTVDLTPPTSTIQKSTEAPKADTTPTPAETTPAK, encoded by the coding sequence ATGCAGGCGCACAAATATCTTTTGGCCATACTGACAATATCTTTCGCAGGCCAAATTTCAGCACAGGTTGCTGCACCAAAAGCCACTACTTCCACAAAAGACCAGGCAATCAAAAAAACAGAATCCACTTCTACTCAAGCCAAAGACGGTGTTGATAAAGTTGAGACAACTGTAAAAGACATATTGGGTGACAAAAAAGAATCAGGAACTTCTACTTCTGATGCATCTGCTCTTTTCATTACAAGTAAAACTACTTTTTCATTAGATGCAAAAGACGAATCTTCCACAATCGATTTTATTGAGTGGAAACCTAAAAACGGCGAATACAGAAAGTTTACACAACCAATTCGTATTGCTGAAGAAGGTCTTACTGAAGTATATTACCGTTCCGTTGACAAAGTGGGAAACGCAGAAACTCCTAAAATTTTAGTGGTTCATGTGGATAACACAGCTCCAAGAGTGAGTTTAGTTCCTCAAGAACAGTTTTTTGTTTTAGACGGAGTTCCTTTTGCTTCTAAAAACAATACATACACTCTTGTAGCAGAAGACCAACAAACTGGTGTTGAAAAAATTCAATTCAGTATCAACCAAGAAGCTGCTAAAGCTTATGCTGATCCAATCAAATTGGAAAACGGTGGAGCAAACGTAGTAAAGTATTCTGCAACTGATAAATCAGGAAACTCTTCTCCTGAATCTTCACTAATCATTACTGTAGATGATGTAAAACCAACAGTAGAAATCGTTCCTTCTTTTCCACTTGTTGACATCAATGGAAAAAATTTCCAAAGAAAAGGGAATGTATTCTATGTGAATGCTACTGATAAAGAATCTGGAATCAAAAAAGTTTTAGTAAAAGTTGATGAAGAAGAATACAAACCATACGTAGAAGCAATTGCTATCGAAACGCAAGGTGACCATGTGATCAAAGCAATGGCTGTTGATAATGTTGGAAACCAATCTGACGTGGTGGAAGTAAAACTCACTGTAGACTTAACTCCTCCAACTTCAACAATCCAAAAATCAACTGAAGCACCAAAGGCAGACACAACTCCTACTCCGGCAGAAACTACACCTGCTAAGTAA
- a CDS encoding flagellar filament outer layer protein FlaA, translated as MIALRNFGKLTLFLFLYGMVPILAEAGIWREILLENFELSNYNVENLRTKLEKGTKLPEITLSTNFTAPIPGSKQALVLRIPKDANFPFSLYFPKPIEVNAFIKEITIPIYSSQSNGNLTLIIESQDAEVRQLNLTSLNYRGWKSITVSISKNFDQNDRVFLQKSSIRILGFFYLPYENNDPNQEVLIAIDDITAIVRDKYRPLRNKEILLED; from the coding sequence ATGATTGCACTGAGAAACTTCGGGAAACTTACACTTTTTCTTTTCCTATATGGAATGGTTCCGATTCTGGCTGAGGCCGGGATTTGGAGGGAGATTCTTCTCGAAAACTTTGAATTATCCAATTACAATGTGGAAAACTTACGTACAAAATTGGAAAAAGGAACTAAACTTCCGGAAATCACTCTTTCTACCAATTTTACTGCTCCCATCCCTGGATCCAAACAAGCCCTGGTCTTAAGAATTCCCAAAGATGCCAATTTCCCTTTTTCTTTATATTTCCCAAAACCCATTGAAGTGAATGCTTTCATCAAAGAAATCACCATTCCCATTTATTCTTCACAATCCAACGGGAACCTAACACTGATCATAGAATCACAAGATGCAGAAGTGAGACAACTCAACTTAACTTCTTTGAATTATAGAGGATGGAAATCCATCACCGTTTCCATATCCAAAAATTTTGATCAAAATGATCGAGTTTTTCTACAAAAGAGCTCCATTCGAATCCTTGGATTCTTTTATTTGCCTTATGAAAATAATGATCCCAACCAAGAAGTTCTTATCGCCATTGATGACATAACTGCCATTGTGCGAGATAAATACAGACCCCTTCGTAACAAAGAAATCCTCCTCGAAGACTGA
- a CDS encoding apolipoprotein N-acyltransferase: MKLLRFLISREGIISVFCYSLTAVFSFLSFAPLNLPFFVWVAPFGLFLIEKRNRGEWKKLIYHGFGFSILFYLVSFHWVYHMTTVFGGFDWYLAVPIFIGSAILLNFKFPVYLLLFSFLAKRVGKFFPVIASISILFAEFFTPQVFPWYFGNVVAENQILAQNAEYASAYGLSAFLFFVSYYLFSFRKPKTLFRVLTNFLSKHKGYQKQFLFGGLSLVLVLVLFFGNGYYLFQKWSKVKPIAERDVLVIQPNAPLEFRDGRNPVEEIRNLMARIDSLVERELETKPADLVVLPESGIPFFTTHDTEITRYSRIYWHQFESLMAILSLRHGTNLFYNELDADLSSDALPGRISRKDIRMYNSSVLMNPNGERRNSYQKVFLLIFGEYMPFEWMYALSGQTGQFAPGTSFNLIPYYEPRKTHTSQTKNLHFEDTVTIGPAAVREYYSKDKIEEKQIGSFLPLICYEVIISEFVRKFSGDPDFIVNVTNDKWYGNSVETYQHHTLGRLRAIEFRKWIVRSTNSGTSVFTDHLGRNIDNDFTPIETAAVIRKKVQVIPGEMTFYRLYGNLLSYLYMGIVGLVFFFYVKRNS, from the coding sequence ATGAAACTCTTACGTTTTTTAATTTCACGCGAAGGTATCATATCCGTTTTTTGTTATTCGCTCACTGCTGTATTTTCCTTCCTTTCGTTTGCTCCCTTAAATCTTCCATTTTTTGTTTGGGTGGCTCCCTTTGGACTTTTTCTCATTGAAAAACGAAATCGGGGGGAATGGAAAAAACTCATCTATCACGGTTTTGGTTTTTCGATTCTTTTTTATTTAGTATCCTTCCATTGGGTTTACCATATGACCACTGTTTTTGGTGGTTTTGATTGGTATTTGGCAGTTCCCATTTTTATTGGTTCTGCCATTCTCCTTAATTTTAAATTTCCTGTTTATCTTTTGTTATTTTCCTTTTTGGCAAAACGAGTGGGAAAATTTTTCCCCGTCATTGCATCTATATCCATTCTATTTGCGGAATTTTTTACACCCCAAGTGTTTCCTTGGTATTTTGGAAATGTTGTGGCAGAAAATCAAATTTTGGCACAAAACGCGGAGTATGCGAGCGCATACGGACTATCCGCATTTCTCTTTTTTGTTTCTTATTATTTGTTTTCATTCAGAAAACCAAAAACATTATTTCGTGTACTGACGAACTTTCTCTCGAAACATAAAGGATACCAAAAACAATTTTTATTTGGCGGTCTCAGTTTAGTTTTGGTTCTCGTTTTGTTTTTCGGGAATGGTTATTATTTATTTCAAAAATGGTCAAAGGTTAAGCCGATTGCTGAACGTGATGTTCTTGTGATCCAACCGAATGCACCATTAGAATTTCGCGATGGAAGAAATCCCGTTGAAGAGATTCGCAATTTAATGGCAAGGATCGATTCTTTGGTTGAGAGGGAATTGGAAACAAAACCTGCAGATCTTGTTGTTTTGCCTGAGTCAGGAATTCCTTTTTTCACAACTCACGATACGGAAATCACTCGCTATAGCCGTATCTATTGGCATCAGTTTGAATCATTGATGGCCATCTTAAGTTTACGGCATGGAACTAATTTGTTTTATAATGAATTGGATGCGGATCTAAGTTCAGATGCCCTTCCTGGTCGTATATCCCGAAAAGACATTCGGATGTATAATTCTTCTGTTTTGATGAATCCAAATGGAGAAAGAAGGAACAGTTATCAAAAAGTTTTTTTACTGATCTTTGGGGAATACATGCCGTTCGAATGGATGTATGCTTTGTCTGGCCAAACCGGACAGTTTGCACCGGGGACAAGTTTCAATTTGATTCCCTATTATGAACCAAGAAAAACTCACACCTCGCAGACGAAAAACCTTCATTTTGAAGATACAGTAACCATAGGCCCGGCAGCTGTTCGTGAATACTATTCCAAAGACAAAATAGAAGAAAAACAAATCGGAAGTTTTTTACCTTTGATTTGTTATGAAGTCATCATCTCCGAGTTTGTTAGAAAGTTTTCGGGTGATCCTGATTTTATAGTCAATGTCACGAATGACAAATGGTATGGTAACTCAGTTGAGACATACCAACACCATACCTTAGGTCGACTTCGTGCGATAGAATTTCGTAAGTGGATAGTTCGTTCTACTAATTCCGGTACGTCCGTATTTACAGACCATCTTGGTCGTAATATAGATAATGATTTTACTCCTATAGAAACAGCTGCTGTGATTCGAAAAAAAGTACAAGTGATTCCTGGCGAAATGACTTTTTACCGGTTGTATGGGAATTTACTTTCTTATTTGTACATGGGCATTGTAGGACTCGTGTTTTTCTTTTATGTTAAAAGGAATTCTTAA
- a CDS encoding PIN/TRAM domain-containing protein — translation MKHLLSALGTIFVSSVSFFFLYSESQNLVLAGVLAGIILLYSLILVLGERKLFPEIKADLVLCASVGALLGLSIAAFPVSLLNDYGYKSIAIFVAVLFFLTGIKTGVAFAKKPGLGIFGGGSGAAGSSFQIPGLDTANTQIKDKILDTSVVIDGRILDIADTHFLDGPLILPNFVLREIQLISDSSDPIKRARGRRGLEMLNKLQRKGSIEVKITYTDYSDTREVDAKLVKLARDTGGAVVTNDFNLNKVAELQGVRVLNLNNLANALKPVVLPGEEFQISVIKEGKDENQGIGYLEDGTMVVIENGGHLVGKDVRVVVTSIIQTAAGKMIFTKVQNGNNNYNKS, via the coding sequence ATGAAACACTTACTTTCAGCCCTTGGGACAATTTTTGTCTCTTCGGTGTCGTTTTTCTTCTTATATTCGGAATCGCAAAACCTCGTTTTGGCGGGGGTACTTGCTGGAATCATTCTCCTTTATTCCCTAATCCTCGTGTTAGGTGAGAGAAAACTATTCCCTGAAATCAAAGCTGATCTTGTACTTTGTGCCAGTGTAGGAGCACTTCTTGGTTTGTCCATTGCGGCCTTCCCTGTCAGTCTCTTGAACGATTACGGATATAAATCCATCGCTATTTTTGTAGCGGTTCTTTTTTTCTTAACAGGAATCAAAACCGGAGTGGCTTTCGCTAAAAAACCAGGACTTGGTATTTTTGGTGGCGGAAGTGGGGCTGCGGGTTCTAGTTTTCAAATTCCTGGTTTAGATACTGCCAATACCCAAATCAAAGATAAAATTCTGGATACCTCTGTTGTGATTGATGGTCGTATTTTAGATATCGCTGATACTCATTTTCTAGATGGTCCACTCATCCTTCCAAACTTTGTGTTACGTGAGATCCAACTCATCTCCGATTCTTCTGACCCAATCAAACGGGCTCGCGGAAGACGTGGTCTTGAGATGTTAAACAAACTCCAAAGAAAAGGTTCTATCGAAGTTAAAATCACTTATACTGATTATTCAGATACAAGAGAAGTGGATGCAAAACTTGTCAAACTAGCACGTGATACTGGTGGAGCTGTTGTTACTAACGACTTCAACTTAAACAAAGTGGCTGAGTTACAAGGGGTTCGCGTTCTTAACTTGAACAATCTTGCCAATGCACTCAAACCAGTGGTTCTTCCTGGTGAAGAGTTTCAAATTTCCGTCATCAAAGAAGGAAAAGACGAAAACCAAGGGATTGGTTATTTGGAAGATGGAACCATGGTTGTGATTGAAAACGGTGGTCACTTGGTAGGAAAGGATGTACGTGTGGTTGTCACAAGTATCATCCAAACTGCTGCTGGTAAAATGATTTTTACAAAAGTGCAAAACGGTAACAATAACTACAACAAATCGTAA
- a CDS encoding CarD family transcriptional regulator has product MATKKLNEKTKEPKFKVGDYVVYPIHGVGEVTEVAKKLILGKKKDCYSLEIQGSKMKVSIPVDRAMDVGIRSIIDKKEIKKVLTLLKKDEVDTEEDWKVRYQNNMNKIKSGSIFEVADVCRNLYRRAYGKELSIMERKLYESAYNLVKMEIALSKGVPQEEAGNIVSDVLAASVQGMAPPPPPKELDDDLDLE; this is encoded by the coding sequence TTGGCTACAAAAAAACTAAACGAAAAAACTAAAGAGCCTAAATTCAAGGTGGGGGACTACGTTGTATACCCTATCCATGGAGTAGGTGAAGTCACAGAAGTTGCAAAAAAGCTGATTCTGGGAAAGAAAAAAGACTGTTACAGTTTGGAAATTCAAGGTTCCAAAATGAAGGTCTCTATCCCTGTGGATCGGGCAATGGATGTGGGTATCCGGTCGATCATTGATAAAAAAGAGATCAAAAAAGTTCTCACTCTCCTAAAAAAGGATGAGGTCGACACGGAAGAGGACTGGAAGGTCCGTTACCAGAACAATATGAACAAGATCAAATCTGGTTCCATTTTCGAGGTGGCTGATGTTTGCCGTAATCTTTACAGACGTGCCTATGGCAAAGAACTTTCCATTATGGAAAGAAAGCTCTATGAGAGCGCCTATAATTTAGTAAAGATGGAAATTGCACTTAGTAAAGGTGTACCCCAAGAAGAAGCAGGAAATATCGTCTCGGACGTATTAGCGGCTTCGGTTCAGGGAATGGCTCCACCACCGCCTCCAAAAGAATTGGATGATGATCTAGATTTAGAATAA
- a CDS encoding LEPBI_I2678 family protein: MTTRLKNIAKLALFTTTLLTIGCASMFKTTTHVPIQVYADPLESSIYLDDEKVSETFHQIEYPYKSDKKFTYRIEKDGFEPKTVIIEKKFNTYAYLNLLTFLFSPVLFLIDHANDALFIYKSPSENIKLEVNENYKEKTETPTYKQFELDRSKLKNTKGLIVFNGYVTEILVTDGDGNKYDIKNTPFLFAPGNFEVQSKFYTSFKKGNYQHTYTAKTPITSKLTLQPASAIAVCTDFDSVKNTSTHTLISSGKPNPYLSSETTLKRFNMARLCPKSIFMQKVNP, from the coding sequence ATGACCACTAGACTAAAGAATATCGCAAAATTAGCATTATTTACGACAACCTTACTGACAATAGGTTGTGCTTCAATGTTCAAAACAACCACTCACGTTCCAATACAAGTGTATGCTGATCCTTTAGAATCAAGTATTTACTTAGATGATGAAAAAGTGAGTGAGACCTTTCACCAAATAGAGTATCCATATAAATCCGATAAAAAGTTTACCTATAGAATCGAGAAGGATGGATTTGAGCCGAAAACTGTCATAATTGAAAAGAAATTCAATACTTACGCTTATTTGAATTTATTAACTTTCTTATTTTCCCCAGTTTTATTTCTAATCGATCATGCCAATGATGCTTTGTTTATTTACAAATCGCCAAGTGAAAACATCAAATTGGAAGTGAATGAAAATTATAAGGAAAAAACGGAAACGCCAACTTATAAACAATTTGAATTAGACCGTTCGAAGTTAAAAAATACTAAAGGACTCATTGTTTTTAATGGGTATGTTACGGAAATACTTGTAACTGATGGTGATGGAAACAAATACGATATTAAGAACACTCCATTTTTGTTTGCACCTGGTAATTTTGAAGTACAATCAAAATTTTATACTTCATTTAAAAAAGGAAATTATCAACATACATATACTGCAAAAACTCCAATTACCAGTAAACTAACTCTCCAACCAGCATCCGCTATTGCTGTTTGTACGGATTTCGATTCGGTAAAAAATACTTCCACACATACTTTGATCTCATCAGGAAAACCAAATCCTTATTTATCATCAGAGACAACTTTAAAAAGATTCAATATGGCAAGACTTTGCCCAAAATCAATCTTTATGCAAAAGGTTAATCCCTAG